The proteins below are encoded in one region of Ricinus communis isolate WT05 ecotype wild-type chromosome 6, ASM1957865v1, whole genome shotgun sequence:
- the LOC8272164 gene encoding squalene monooxygenase SE1, with the protein MEYQYFVGGIIASALLFVLVCRLAGKRQRRALRDTVDRDEISQNSENGISQSEKNMNTDIIIVGAGVAGSTLAYTLGKDGRRVRVIERDLSLQDRIVGELLQPGGYLKLIELGLEDCVEEIDALQVFGYALYKNGRSTKLSYPLDSFDSDVSGRSFHNGRFIQRMREKAASLPNVRMEGGTVTSLLEVKGTIKGVQYKNKNGEELIACAPLTIVCDGCFSNLRRSLCNSKVDIPFCFVALILENCELPYPNHGHVILADPSPILFYRISISEIRCLVDIPAGQKLPSISNGEMANYLKSVVAPQIPPELSNAFLSAIEKGKIRTMPKRSMPAAPHPTPGALLLGDAFNMRHPLTGGVMTVALSDIVVLRSLLRPLHDLTDASALCEYLKSFYSLRKPMVSTINTLAGALYRVFSASQDPARDEMRQACFDYLSLGGVFSNGPIALLSGLNPRPLSLIVHFFAVAVYGVGRLIFPLPSAKRMWMQE; encoded by the exons ATGGAATATCAATATTTTGTTGGAGGAATCATAGCTTCTGCATTGTTATTTGTATTGGTGTGTAGATTAGCAGGAAAGAGGCAAAGGAGAGCCTTAAGGGATACGGTCGACAGAGATGAAATATCTCAGAACTCTGAAAATGGAATAAGCCAGTCAGAGAAAAACATGAATACAGATATAATTATTGTTGGAGCAGGTGTTGCTGGTTCTACTCTTGCTTACACTCTTGGCAAG GATGGACGAAGAGTGCGTGTGATTGAAAGAGACTTGAGTCTACAAGACAGGATAGTAGGAGAACTCCTTCAACCTGGGGGCTATCTGAAACTAATTGAGTTAGGACTTGAAG ATTGCGTTGAAGAAATTGATGCTCTACAGGTATTTGGATATGCTCTATACAAGAATGGGAGAAGCACTAAACTTTCCTATCCCTTGGACAGCTTCGATTCAGATGTGTCAGGAAGAAGCTTTCACAATGGACGTTTCATTCAAAGAATGAGGGAAAAAGCTGCTTCTCTCCCCAA TGTAAGAATGGAAGGAGGAACAGTAACATCCCTACTGGAAGTTAAGGGGACTATCAAGGGTGTGcagtacaaaaataaaaatggtgaAGAACTCATTGCATGTGCTCCACTCACAATAGTATGCGATGGTTGCTTTTCTAATTTGAGACGGTCTCTTTGCAACTCCAAG GTTGACATTCCCTTTTGTTTCGTTGCTTTAATCTTGGAGAATTGTGAGCTTCCATATCCAAATCATGGACATGTTATTCTGGCAGACCCTTCCCCAATCTTGTTCTATCGTATTAGTATCTCCGAAATTCGCTGTCTGGTTGACATACCAGCAGGCCAGAAACTACCTTCCATTTCAAATGGGGAAATGGCCAACTATTTGAAATCTGTGGTGGCTCCCCAG ATTCCTCCAGAGCTGTCCAACGCTTTCCTTTCCGCGattgagaaaggaaagataagAACAATGCCTAAGAGAAGCATGCCTGCTGCTCCTCATCCCACTCCAGGTGCTCTCCTTTTGGGTGATGCATTTAATATGAGGCATCCCTTAACCGGTGGAGTTATGACTGTGGCGCTCTCTGATATAGTTGTCCTAAGAAGTCTTCTCAGACCTCTTCATGATTTAACTGATGCATCAGCCCTTTGTGAATACCTTAAATCCTTCTACTCACTTCGCAAG CCAATGGTATCTACTATAAATACATTAGCAGGGGCCTTGTACAGAGTATTCAGTGCATCACAGGATCCAGCACGAGATGAAATGCGTCAGGCATGTTTCGACTATTTGAGCCTTGGAGGCGTATTCTCAAACGGACCCATCGCTTTACTCTCAGGTCTGAACCCTCGCCCACTGAGCTTGATCGTCCACTTCTTTGCTGTGGCTGTATATGGGGTTGGCCGCTTGATATTTCCATTGCCTTCGGCTAAGCGCATGTGGATGCAAGAATGA
- the LOC8272162 gene encoding uncharacterized protein LOC8272162: MATHRKMDSEDQETLFQAFPCAYYVQSPSTVSHANSSELKTQINLESTFHSPSRSDTAILLNKNPEVSGFTLSRYSSSRGSNNSFLNEKKVSGDHENGVNRLIIVDGHGLVDIHGKYGEEEEEDDDDYYYGRKGGFWWRYFSFKRSSSCAWVSLQISWRLLVSLGVALLVFYIATKPPPPKISIKMAGVRQFGLGEGIDGTGVTTKILTCNCSLDLVIDNKSKLFGLHIQPPILEMFFGHLPFAMSRGPRLYAESHSSTLFQLNVGTRNKPMYAAGRNMQDMLESGNGLPILIRARLSSHFRVVSNIVKPRYHHQAECLIVLDSTYDKKHRTQAFNSTCTLS; this comes from the exons aTGGCCACACACAGGAAAATGGACAGTGAAGATCAAGAAACACTGTTTCAGGCCTTTCCATGTGCATACTACGTGCAGAGTCCATCCACTGTCTCCCATGCAAACAGTTCAGAGCTCAAAACCCAAATCAATCTTGAATCCACATTCCACTCCCCGTCAAGATCAGATACTGCTATTCTTCTCAACAAGAACCCTGAAGTTTCAGGATTCACTCTCTCTCGCTACTCTTCCTCTCGTGGCTCAAACAACTCTTTCTTGAACGAGAAGAAGGTTAGTGGGGATCACGAGAATGGCGTCAACCGTTTGATCATAGTTGATGGGCATGGACTTGTTGATATTCATGGAAAATATggggaggaggaggaggaagatgatgatgattattattatggtaGGAAAGGTGGGTTTTGGTggagatatttttctttcaaaagaaGCTCCTCTTGTGCTTGGGTTTCTTTGCAAATAAGTTGGAGATTACTTGTGAGTTTGGGAGTTGCCTTGCTTGTTTTCTATATTGCTACGAAGCCACCACCACCCAAGATCTCCATCAAG ATGGCAGGAGTGAGGCAATTCGGACTAGGGGAAGGAATAGATGGGACTGGTGTTACAACTAAGATCTTAACCTGCAATTGTTctttggatcttgtcattgatAACAAGTCTAAGCTCTTTGGCCTTCACATTCAACCTCCAATTCTTGAAATGTTCTTTGGTCATCTCCCTTTCGCAATGTCACGG GGTCCAAGACTCTATGCTGAGAGCCATAGTTCAACATTGTTCCAATTGAATGTGGGAACCAGAAATAAACCCATGTATGCAGCAGGAAGAAACATGCAGGACATGCTAGAATCAGGCAATGGCTTACCAATTCTGATTCGTGCAAGATTGAGCTCTCATTTTCGAGTGGTATCTAACATTGTCAAGCCAAGATACCATCACCAAGCAGAATGTCTGATAGTCCTAGACAGTACATACGATAAGAAACATCGAACTCAGGCATTTAACAGCACCTGCACCTTGTCTTAA